The DNA window CTAACGGAGACAGAAACGTCGCGCTGAGCAAATGCTCTCTGCCAAAGCCGGTCACATACTGCAATGTTTCTCACCTATGAGAAAGTCTGAAGTGCTGTACTTCTCCAGGAAAGTGTGGAGATGGTACCAAAGCTGTGGTACCCAGTCAAGTAAGCGAAGAAGAGCCTGGCGGTGTGCCGAATCCTGCTCCTTCTCTTGGTGGGCTTCCACCGCTTTACGATGCAGGTACCTCAGTAGGAAGCCATTTGCAGGTTCCACATTGTTGGAGAATGTCAACATCCTGCAATAACAATGTAGAAAACTGATTTAGATTAATGCTTCTTAACTGTCTTACAAATGTAATACTGTAAAAACGTAGGAGAAAGACGTAAGTTTACAAACATTCATTCTTTTGATACAAGAGCTTAGTTTTGCTTTGAATCTGTGACCAGTGGCTCATAGATCCTGTGGCTCAGTTGTACTCACCTGAAGCTAAGGTGCAGTCCGTGGTTAGACGTCATCTTAACAGGCTGGTTGGTTGTTCCAATGACGTAAgggctgggggaaaaaaagtaaataCAAAATGATGTGCTTGCAAAACCATATCGTATCCAAACTGTCCAGGGGAGCAGCGGCGCTGGTGACTCACCATTTGTGGTACTTGCAGGTCAGAGCTGCATTAACAAGCTCAGTGACGGCTCCTGCGTCACTGATATCATCTATAATAACGACCAGAGGCAGTTCTCCTCCGCTTTCTCTGTCAATATGGTTGGCCAGGTCGGAAAGATACAACTGCAACTcctgtaaaaggaaaaaaagtgaatGAAAACTTGATGAAACTTGAAGCTTCAGGACAACTACGTACTCTGTGAGAGAGGTGGTACCTTTTGGGACTGGTGATGCAAGTTGAAGGTGACGGCAGAGCTGCGACTCAGGACGTACGGCTCATGGTCAACCTCTGTGTCGGCTCTGCTGCGCTCCAGTAGGTAACGGGCCAGACGGTGAGCCAGGTGGGTCTTTCCCGTCCCGCTGGGTCCAGACAGAACCAGGCGCTTGTGCTTCAGCAGCAAGCTGATGTAGTGCAGCATCATTGGCTTTGGAATCATCGTCTCGAACACCAGCGAGTCGACGCACTTCTCCCTGATGCCTGGGGAGAGAAGATGCAGCGACTCGttaagaaatttaaaataaGAACTATTTCAGAATAATTTCCTAAGCAATTATCAACATCAGTACAAATACTATTCAGTACTCAGAAAGTGGATGCATGAAAGAGAATTATTGACCTTTCAAAGTGACAAATATCCGAGCTGAACCAGCGCAGAAACAACGATGGGGTGAGAACTGAGGTTCAGCCCCTCCTATCACCCGCTGCCCCCCCTGGCTCAGCTGGTACATGTGCAGCGAATCACAGGACAAACCCAGGCTGGCAGTTGGATCCACTTGGGTTAGGTAATCCTGGGAAGAACAGATGCATCGTACAGTTTAATGCATCAGTAATCTAACAGGCCAGGATTACAATATCAGGAACGTTCTTCCTGTATGCATGCTTCAAGGAGAACCTCTGATATACCTTGAAAGTCTTTGCGATAAGAGTGTCGAGGGAGGCCCAGTCAgtcctggcactgacaggcactGAGCCCAGGTAGAATTCCTGCTGCTTGGCATCCTAAAAGAGAAAGAGTGGATCACTTTTCAAATAAAAGCGACCAATATTATGATGCACAGCGTCAAAGGTGTTTACCTCTGTTTGATCGGCAGTGCGGACCACTACACGCGCGCACAGCTCATCCGGCTGGGAGGAAACACTTAACGTGTCGACTGAAGACGTATCTGGACATAGGACGGTTTCCAAGGTTATTGATGGGACATTGATACTTGCTGGTGTGGACAGAGGAGAATCTGCCTGGATCTTTACCTGGATCTTTGCAGTCGTTCAAGCTGAGGCTGAACGACTTGGTGAGGGACATACTCATGGGCTGCCTCAGCGAAGGCcccaggagggaggacaggccTGAAGGCTGGGacgtggaggagctgggaccagAGGCGGGGGggttgtttcctgtttttaaatggtCGTTCTCCGCCTTCAGGTTCTCCACTATTGACTAAGATGGGcaggaaattaaaaggaaacCTCAAGTTGTGTTCATCTATTGTAACATCAAACCTATTTGGAGGTAAAGTTCAAACctgcatgttgttcatagcgtcTCTAAGATGCTCCAGCTGATGTGCAGAGCCTAAAGCCTCCAGCCGTATATCCGtcagctctctctcttttagCCAGAGTTCTGTGCGCAGCTCTGAGACCGCAGTTTCCTCTtgttccacctcctctgtcGACTCCGCGATCCTGGAGATGATTGGGAGCACTGATGAGAGCCTGACAACCAGGAGAACTAAACTGGCTCTTTTAACATTGTACGTGCACTCACACGGAGGATGTGCTCAAGGCTGAGGATGACTGgttttctccaccttcttccaccTCGTGAGGCATCTTTGGGGAGCTTGGAGCCGAGGAGTCGGGGGTGGCGATTTCCTCAATGTCCGAGTACGTTTTGGAGCCTTTCTTGATGCTGAACGCCTTGTTGAAGGAGCTTCTCAGCTTTAGAGATGGATAGAATGCCAAAAAATAGAGCGAAAGAAGTTCAATTACCTAATAATAAACATTCAATAAATCATCTAGCATGTAAACAGGAGCAAGTATTTGCCGATGTTTTATGATAAAGAGAGAAAATTTGTCAAGTTCCTAAAATAAAAACTGTTAAATTTTTGCCTGCAATAAAACCATTATCTTCATTCAATCTACAAAGACATGAAATAGAAACCTGACATACTGCACATACCATATATTACTATATAGAACTGTTGTAATATGGCTCTTGGCTCTTACccagctctttttcttttttttcttggcgTCTTGATCCTTCATGCTACCCAAACTGGACATGCTTGTCAGACTGTTGAGGCTGGAGATGCTCTCGCACGAGTTCTGGCGTTGAATCCGCAGGTCTGGTAATCGAAAGCAACCGATGTCAAAAGAGCCAAATGACAAATAAGGAAAGAACTGATTGTCCAACCTTTCATGGTTTCTGGGGTGTTCAAAGCTCCATGTATGACAGCCTGCGCTTCTTCGTTCCTGGTCCTTAGAGCCTCGATGGTctccctcagctccaccagctctgtGTCCTACAAGCACATTATGGGATCATGAGATCACTGACCTTTGTGGGAAATTGCTCATTTTTCTAAAGACAAAATCCCAATAGAAGCTGATGAAAGAATGTCGGGACTTGAGTTTTGTCTTGTGATGTTATCAGTTCAGCAGAGCTGTTCAGTGCTGCTGGCTGAGTGTTAAAAGTCAATCCTACTCTCCTCTAAATAGCGCTGCCCGGCCCATCTCCGTAAGGTTAAAGGCCATGCGCTCCAGGCTGAGCTGCACAGGTCAGTGCGCTGGCATAAACAACAAAGACTTTTTTTCTGGAGGGGCCTAGATGGGCCTTTCAGAGGGAGCAGCAAGGCATGAAGCGCAGAGAGAGAGCCATTTAGAGAGGCGTAGCCGACACCGCCCCGGGCACCGATCGATTGGCGCTCACACCGAAGCAGATTCAAAAGCTGAAGAATGCAGGAATGCGATGTTTGAGCCCGTGTGCGAGTGTTTTGCACGTATCATTTAGCCTCAAGtaaagcttttttccccctcagtgATCCTGGTTTCTTCCCtcactgtgctgctgcagcccggGCCTCTAACCTACATCCAGCTCCTCATCACAGGCTGTAATCACAGTGATCTCACTCTGTGAGCGCTGCCTCGCTCCGCTGGCTGCTCACGAGCTAGGCCTGCCGCTGGAATGCAGCTGGCGTTCAGATTtgagtgtgtttggttttgaaAGGGCGGTGGTGCTTTTACCTTCTGTTCCTGGCTTACTGACAAACTCTGCAGTCGAGTTGTCATCAGCGTCAGGCTTTTCTCAAAGGCCGCCACCAGATTTGCCTGTTTGGAAAAGGTGAAGCACAAGTGTTAACTGAGCAACTGAGCTGTAGTTCAATTAACCCAGATTTTAAACTTACATAAATAGTCAcactttcaaaagaaaaaaagtcgtATGTTTTAGTCTAAAAAGGGACCTTTGCAACGCTACCAGCTTTTTACCAAATTTAGAAAATGCTGAATAAGACAGAAACCTaattccatttttctttttgatatttcCCAGATTTCTCTCTCAAAAATGAGCACAATAGCCCTTTGGGAAATTCCTTACACCTCAAACAATACAGGATTATTAATACAGCTCAGTAATAGATCGGGTGCATAATCATGGCTATTTTTCCTGATTTACACTCACAATATAACAAAAAAAGTGTCAATATTTGACTGACAGACGCCACGTAAAGCTGCACAGAGGCACATGATGTGCTGCAACCCCACTTGCTCCAGCGGATTTGCTGACAGGGTTGCTTGTACAGAAATAGCCTCATAGAGCATTACACCCAAGTGTGTGAGGGTCTGTGCATGTGGGTGGAAGCTAAATGGCTTGGTGAgcagttcaggaggaggttaACATTATTCAGGCCTCCCATGGATAAGAAATATGCTGTGACTGCACAGAAAAGATTTATGCCTGCTACAGCTAAGAGTTTTGCCTGAAAAATGGAGGAAGCAGGGTTTAGTCTGCGCagtaattagcattagcaggtgCTAAAACTGCAGATGCAGGAAAGAAACTATAGACAGTTCTTGACATAGTGAAGGAAAAATTGACCCAGTGTAATATTGCAGCCTGTTGGACAAGTAAATCGATGGTGGGACACAATGCTTCTTtgttaagaaataaaatataagCTAGCTTGCCCACAATGACAGTCTTCATTTCAGAGATCAGGTCATTGTAAAAAGACTATTTTCTGGGTTGGTAACGGACATCAAACATACATTTGCCGTCAGCTGCATCGTCAGGCTCGACACCTTCTCCTGGGATGATTCCAGCTCCCTCCTCAGTTTACGGATTTGCTaagagatgaaaaaagaaaacagattcTGCACTTTAACACTGGTAAACAAGGACAAGGCAAACATTAATAAGAATGTGGTTCTTGTCGTGAAAGACTTGTCCTCCCTGAATGAACCGGCATGAACGTGATGGATGGAAGGACAGAAATgacagaggggggaaagaggggggaaagaggggaACAAGCAGAAAAACTTACTTCTCCTTGAATTCTCTCTTCAGCCTTCAGAAGCAGGAGGAATAAAAGTCAAGATGTTAGAGAGACAAGAAGGAGAAAACGAGACAAGAAGGAGGTGTATCTCTGGTGTGGGCTGCAGTGCGAACATCAACATACTTTCACATATAAATACAGCTTCCACCAGTTCATGCTATTCTGAACTGTAGCTACCTGAGCCAGTGGGCTGCTCACACTCACCGAAGAATGACTCGAGGAAGCATTGGATgccagagagaggacagacCCGTGAACTGCAAAAAACACCAAACCGCTAATCAACCACTCATGTCAAGAATCCAGCTAAATTCGCTTGGTTAAATTGAAGCGCAGCATCTACAGTATCTGCATAGTTAAGATTTACCCTCATCCGAATCCTTGTCCCTGAACGAACCAGAGCGAACCATCCCCATGCTGCGTGGGCGCTCCGCCAGCGACAGCGTGCTGCCCAAgggagaagctccgtacagcTCCAGTGAAGCGTCTTGAGTCGGGATGCTGTTGGACCGAGTCATTCTTGGAGGTCCACCAACAGGGCTGGGTACTACAAAGAAAACCAAGAGGTTGAATTGATGTTGCGAGTGTTAAGAGTAAagcacaaaagcaacaatggCGCAGAAGCACTCACCCATACATGTCTTAGAGGtgcggggaagggaggtgggcGAGTGCAGCGGGAGGGTCAGCGAGTCGGTCATATTCAGTATGGTATGAgagtgtctcctctctcctttctccttcacttcctcctccacctgggagGCACTGCTGAAACTACACATGTATaaagaacagtgatgaaatctgtGCAGAGTAAAAGTTTACATGTCTTTACATGATCGCAAATACTGTTCTCAGGGGGTTAAATGGGGGGGTTGGACTATTGTCAAGCAGAATGAGGATTAAGGCAATCTATCAATTGTTATCAGTGAGATCTCTGAATGACTGCAGTTAAAGGACTGAGGCTAAACTGCATAAATCTGGTGGAtaagcctctgtgtgtgtgtgtgtgtgtgtgtgtgtgtgtgtgtgtgtgtgtgtgggtgggtgcgtGTGCTTCCTCATACCTTAAACCTTTCTTTGGCAGcgtgtttctgtctctctgggAACTGAGGAGATTaaacaatgtcattattaaAGCACTAGTGCAGGGAGTTATTAATGTCTCCAGAAGAGACAGCGagcacacaaaagcagcagacagctgATGTCAGCTACTAATTAAGACTTCATTCATGGTGGCCAATGcaacttatatatatataacttatatatattatataataatggGCCTCCAGTAAGGCTAAATTAGTCTTAAACCTAATGTGTGCATGGTTGCCTGCAtgtcttttttaatttaaatatcgCTTTTAGCTTCTGTATTAAACCCTGTTGTATCATTTGTGTGATATAAttgaaaataatttttaataataaaacagaTCTAACTCTGCAGCTGTAGCACAGCAGCgcagcaaaaagagaaaagctttACCCATTACTGAAACAATTTGTGTAATTCCCAGGATGGCCGGTAGGTGGGGGAATATATCAATACAGTATAATAGGACAACAGCTGCTCCCACACGAGGTGAGTTTTTCCAAACGAAATATGCTTTTTTTCTGGAAAATTAAATCTCACCTCTCAATGACAGACAACGAAGATTTAGCTCCAGAGCTCCAGCTATTGGAAGTGTTCCTGTCCGCTTGTCTGTCTTTGCTTTGGGACTCGATGGTTGTATAACCTCTCATCAAATCGTCCCTATCTGCATCATGGGGCTCTCGGGCCAGACTCATCTGGAGGGGCAGAGACTCCATACTGCGATGCATCCCAGTCAGACGAGGGTGGAACAAGGGTGAGGTGTTTCCACGGCTCCCTTCAACCCCAAGAGAAGATACCTGCCTGGGCCCCAACCCACTCCCGCCCACCGAGCCCGAATAACCAGCTAAAGAGTTCACACTGAGTAATGGGGCCGGGCTGGTGGTCAGATAGGGTGCAGCAGAGTTGCCAACTGAGCTGGCCAGGTCCTGGAGTTTAGAGTATGGGGGAATCTTAGGTGGTAGAGAATCGTGAAGCCCCACTTCCAGGCTGTTGGAGTTAAGCTTGTCAAGTTGGACCATGGATGGGGGCTTTGCGAGGCTTCGCATACCAGGTAAcctaaaaataaagagagacaATATTCAAATTGGTATTCCTTCTTGGTTTGTGActtgtgtgtgtcagtgagtgaTGAAAAACGTGCATGTGTAGCGTATGTTTCATCTATAAGAACCTTGGTACCTGTTCATGTTAGGTGAGGGCATTTCCACACACTTGCCACTGCTGGGAGGTCTGAGACCCTGGAGcttccctccattttctgagGGGGTCTGAGCAGGGCTTGCCTTCACAGAGCCACTTCCACATTCAGAGTCCGACACCACGGCTTTAGCTTTggctctttctttctctttctctctgtctgtctgattgacAGGACCGGGACTTGGGATCCCACGACCCGCTCCTTTGCTCGAACCTGTACCATAACCTAGTCCTGAAGCGGGCTCTTTCAGTCTTGAACCCTGGGGTGTCGTCGAGGACGGTTTCACCGGAGCTGGGCCTGCGTCCATTGTTGTGCTCATTGGTCGGGCCGAGCTTGGGCGGGTAAGAGTCAGTGCGCTGGTCTTTGCTGGGCGAGGCAAAGATCGGTACTGGAGCGATGTCCTGGCATTTGGAGACAGGAAACCACTCTGGTCCGTGTTTGAAACATCTAGGCTTGTCTTGCGTCCACCAACCCCGCCGCCAGCTCCGGGCTTGATGGGAATACCCG is part of the Takifugu flavidus isolate HTHZ2018 chromosome 8, ASM371156v2, whole genome shotgun sequence genome and encodes:
- the LOC130530582 gene encoding neuron navigator 1-like isoform X3 codes for the protein MSGGTDVKSASRPPAMSGIPLPSSPKPDTRRRASDLPKPTMQTHKYAQQTPMHSSLLCLRSSSVSGSPPQHSMREPSQKNPLHQRTGALPAPRVSRSAYSSPLTQRKAPLPHSTDTLDLGKLVLLNVPSHDTNRNTVINNNQTYRFSHKHQPLQFKRGENSNAVCRTFREDVPQREKEAPGKHQTQSPAANNSNLSRPALAHKDAIKSRSGSTSQSDEDMGTPEGSSPALSPGPVPLLPVKFTTTVTSKITADVLDQSIEKEDSSSETRTPRINMATVAPFSYRVPLQDSDFSYDDLSDCSSGSIEVCCDDFTIGGTLEANGANINMTAKPRELDLRSAAVSCQETSQAMASRKLSGKTSALPQGSSRSSASELRVYQPTSGSIPIPNPSGLRKQRSLSNLCVLTDAEKKLHLYQSPRWNDDTSRPGTGANKQGQNKTGHSGTGKPTLSRTLSKSEQSLFQGKPKTFCSSSPSSNISKPSRIPGPGKPRGPYAEVKPISKASEAGQIADTETTDLLTTAKFSGAGNSEANVKKVGEKGRSAAHLAEVRKEKKGTEGDEDKSFLKVDPELVVTVLGDLEQLLFSQMLDPESQRKRTVQNVLDLRQNLEETMTSLRGVQLSHSLTDGTVCYDSDEAAAFSISSLSNRSSPLSWRQGQASPRLQAGEAPSTGNAQSDVPLRINHASRIHLIEALGDSDPSLLKGKYLSNCDLVGKSPNEEEGDDEDEDDDVDIDDLGNGWDESSSISSGLSDGSDNLSSEEFNTSPTLNSLPTTPIGSRRNSAIVMRTDAEKRSLVHGGLSWDSDDTKPSRKSQGSGIYDTGSLKSESAEKWKKTRTHGEGLEGGKGELRKPQSLGQGNVLKKGRNPPVGVTSPITHTSQSGLKVAGTVKTDGKPMDKSRLAVKASGLQRSSSDAGKDHKNGIGAGEQRKPPSGLVRPSTGGNFGFKKPNPATSNGTSNVGMPTVINTGGSAIPCGSATVGKTPKTSGIPIKPGAGGGVGGRKTSLDVSNTDQSGFLSPNARTSLQYRSLPRPAKTSALTLTRPSSARPMSTTMDAGPAPVKPSSTTPQGSRLKEPASGLGYGTGSSKGAGRGIPSPGPVNQTDREKEKERAKAKAVVSDSECGSGSVKASPAQTPSENGGKLQGLRPPSSGKCVEMPSPNMNRLPGMRSLAKPPSMVQLDKLNSNSLEVGLHDSLPPKIPPYSKLQDLASSVGNSAAPYLTTSPAPLLSVNSLAGYSGSVGGSGLGPRQVSSLGVEGSRGNTSPLFHPRLTGMHRSMESLPLQMSLAREPHDADRDDLMRGYTTIESQSKDRQADRNTSNSWSSGAKSSLSVIESSQRDRNTLPKKGLSFSSASQVEEEVKEKGERRHSHTILNMTDSLTLPLHSPTSLPRTSKTCMVPSPVGGPPRMTRSNSIPTQDASLELYGASPLGSTLSLAERPRSMGMVRSGSFRDKDSDEVHGSVLSLASNASSSHSSVSVSSPLAQQIRKLRRELESSQEKVSSLTMQLTANANLVAAFEKSLTLMTTRLQSLSVSQEQKDTELVELRETIEALRTRNEEAQAVIHGALNTPETMKDLRIQRQNSCESISSLNSLTSMSSLGSMKDQDAKKKKKKSWLRSSFNKAFSIKKGSKTYSDIEEIATPDSSAPSSPKMPHEVEEGGENQSSSALSTSSVIAESTEEVEQEETAVSELRTELWLKERELTDIRLEALGSAHQLEHLRDAMNNMQSIVENLKAENDHLKTGNNPPASGPSSSTSQPSGLSSLLGPSLRQPMSMSLTKSFSLSLNDCKDPDTSSVDTLSVSSQPDELCARVVVRTADQTEDAKQQEFYLGSVPVSARTDWASLDTLIAKTFKDYLTQVDPTASLGLSCDSLHMYQLSQGGQRVIGGAEPQFSPHRCFCAGSARIFVTLKGIREKCVDSLVFETMIPKPMMLHYISLLLKHKRLVLSGPSGTGKTHLAHRLARYLLERSRADTEVDHEPYVLSRSSAVTFNLHHQSQKELQLYLSDLANHIDRESGGELPLVVIIDDISDAGAVTELVNAALTCKYHKCPYVIGTTNQPVKMTSNHGLHLSFRMLTFSNNVEPANGFLLRYLHRKAVEAHQEKEQDSAHRQALLRLLDWVPQLWYHLHTFLEKYSTSDFLIGPCFFLSCPVSVAEFRPWFIDLWNHSIIPYLQEGAKDGIKVHGQKAVWEDPVEWVRGTLPWPNAQQDQSRLFHLPPPSVGPQSEEKKPPKDTPPPSTLESDPLMAMLLKLQESANYIESPEREGCLDPTLQATF
- the LOC130530582 gene encoding neuron navigator 1-like isoform X2, whose protein sequence is MSGGTDVKSASRPPAMSGIPLPSSPKPDTRRRASDLPKPTMQTHKYAQQTPMHSSLLCLRSSSVSGSPPQHSMREPSQKNPLHQRTGALPAPRVSRSAYSSPLTQRKAPLPHSTDTLDLGKLVLLNVPSHDTNRNTVINNNQTYRFSHKHQPLQFKRGENSNAVCRTFREDVPQREKEAPGKHQTQSPAANNSNLSRPALAHKDAIKSRSGSTSQSDEDMGTPEGSSPALSPGPVPLLPVKFTTTVTSKITADVLDQSIEKEDSSSETRTPRINMATVAPFSYRVPLQDSDFSYDDLSDCSSGSIEVCCDDFTIGGTLEANGANINMTAKPRELDLRSAAVSCQETSQAMASRKLSGKTSALPQGSSRSSASELRVYQPTSGSIPIPNPSGLRKQRSLSNLCVLTDAEKKLHLYQSPRWNDDTSRPGTGANKQGQNKTGHSGTGKPTLSRTLSKSEQSLFQGKPKTFCSSSPSSNISKPSRIPGPGKPRGPYAEVKPISKASEAGQIADTETTDLLTTAKFSGAGNSEANVKKVGEKGRSAAHLAEVRKEKKGTEGDEDKSFLKVDPELVVTVLGDLEQLLFSQMLDPESQRKRTVQNVLDLRQNLEETMTSLRGVQLSHSLTDGTVCYDSDEAAAFSISSLSNRSSPLSWRQGQASPRLQAGEAPSTGNAQSDVPLRINHASRIHLIEALGDSDPSLLKGKYLSNCDLVGKSPNEEEGDDEDEDDDVDIDDLGNGWDESSSISSGLSDGSDNLSSEEFNTSPTLNSLPTTPIGSRRNSAIVMRTDAEKRSLVHGGLSWDSDDTKPSRKSQGSGIYDTGSLKSESAEKWKKTRTHGEGLEGGKGELRKPQSLGQGNVLKKGRNPPVGVTSPITHTSQSGLKVAGTVKTDGKPMDKSRLAVKASGLQRSSSDAGKDHKNGIGAGEQRKPPSGLVRPSTGGNFGFKKPNPATSNGTSNVGMPTVINTGGSAIPCGSATVGKTPKTSGIPIKPGAGGGVGGRKTSLDVSNTDQSGFLSPNARTSLQYRSLPRPAKTSALTLTRPSSARPMSTTMDAGPAPVKPSSTTPQGSRLKEPASGLGYGTGSSKGAGRGIPSPGPVNQTDREKEKERAKAKAVVSDSECGSGSVKASPAQTPSENGGKLQGLRPPSSGKCVEMPSPNMNRLPGMRSLAKPPSMVQLDKLNSNSLEVGLHDSLPPKIPPYSKLQDLASSVGNSAAPYLTTSPAPLLSVNSLAGYSGSVGGSGLGPRQVSSLGVEGSRGNTSPLFHPRLTGMHRSMESLPLQMSLAREPHDADRDDLMRGYTTIESQSKDRQADRNTSNSWSSGAKSSLSVIESSQRDRNTLPKKGLSFSSASQVEEEVKEKGERRHSHTILNMTDSLTLPLHSPTSLPRTSKTLPSPVGGPPRMTRSNSIPTQDASLELYGASPLGSTLSLAERPRSMGMVRSGSFRDKDSDEVHGSVLSLASNASSSHSSVSVSSPLAQAEERIQGEQIRKLRRELESSQEKVSSLTMQLTANANLVAAFEKSLTLMTTRLQSLSVSQEQKDTELVELRETIEALRTRNEEAQAVIHGALNTPETMKDLRIQRQNSCESISSLNSLTSMSSLGSMKDQDAKKKKKKSWLRSSFNKAFSIKKGSKTYSDIEEIATPDSSAPSSPKMPHEVEEGGENQSSSALSTSSVIAESTEEVEQEETAVSELRTELWLKERELTDIRLEALGSAHQLEHLRDAMNNMQSIVENLKAENDHLKTGNNPPASGPSSSTSQPSGLSSLLGPSLRQPMSMSLTKSFSLSLNDCKDPDTSSVDTLSVSSQPDELCARVVVRTADQTEDAKQQEFYLGSVPVSARTDWASLDTLIAKTFKDYLTQVDPTASLGLSCDSLHMYQLSQGGQRVIGGAEPQFSPHRCFCAGSARIFVTLKGIREKCVDSLVFETMIPKPMMLHYISLLLKHKRLVLSGPSGTGKTHLAHRLARYLLERSRADTEVDHEPYVLSRSSAVTFNLHHQSQKELQLYLSDLANHIDRESGGELPLVVIIDDISDAGAVTELVNAALTCKYHKCPYVIGTTNQPVKMTSNHGLHLSFRMLTFSNNVEPANGFLLRYLHRKAVEAHQEKEQDSAHRQALLRLLDWVPQLWYHLHTFLEKYSTSDFLIGPCFFLSCPVSVAEFRPWFIDLWNHSIIPYLQEGAKDGIKVHGQKAVWEDPVEWVRGTLPWPNAQQDQSRLFHLPPPSVGPQSEEKKPPKDTPPPSTLESDPLMAMLLKLQESANYIESPEREGCLDPTLQATF
- the LOC130530582 gene encoding neuron navigator 1-like isoform X7, with the translated sequence MSGGTDVKSASRPPAMSGIPLPSSPKPDTRRRASDLPKPTMQTHKYAQQTPMHSSLLCLRSSSVSGSPPQHSMREPSQKNPLHQRTGALPAPRVSRSAYSSPLTQRKAPLPHSTDTLDLGKLVLLNVPSHDTNRNTVINNNQTYRFSHKHQPLQFKRGENSNAVCRTFREDVPQREKEAPGKHQTQSPAANNSNLSRPALAHKDAIKSRSGSTSQSDEDMGTPEGSSPALSPGPVPLLPVKFTTTVTSKITADVLDQSIEKEDSSSETRTPRINMATVAPFSYRVPLQDSDFSYDDLSDCSSGSIEVCCDDFTIDPESQRKRTVQNVLDLRQNLEETMTSLRGVQLSHSLTDGTVCYDSDEAAAFSISSLSNRSSPLSWRQGQASPRLQAGEAPSTGNAQSDVPLRINHASRIHLIEALGDSDPSLLKGKYLSNCDLVGKSPNEEEGDDEDEDDDVDIDDLGNGWDESSSISSGLSDGSDNLSSEEFNTSPTLNSLPTTPIGSRRNSAIVMRTDAEKRSLVHGGLSWDSDDTKPSRKSQGSGIYDTGSLKSESAEKWKKTRTHGEGLEGGKGELRKPQSLGQGNVLKKGRNPPVGVTSPITHTSQSGLKVAGTVKTDGKPMDKSRLAVKASGLQRSSSDAGKDHKNGIGAGEQRKPPSGLVRPSTGGNFGFKKPNPATSNGTSNVGMPTVINTGGSAIPCGSATVGKTPKTSGIPIKPGAGGGVGGRKTSLDVSNTDQSGFLSPNARTSLQYRSLPRPAKTSALTLTRPSSARPMSTTMDAGPAPVKPSSTTPQGSRLKEPASGLGYGTGSSKGAGRGIPSPGPVNQTDREKEKERAKAKAVVSDSECGSGSVKASPAQTPSENGGKLQGLRPPSSGKCVEMPSPNMNRLPGMRSLAKPPSMVQLDKLNSNSLEVGLHDSLPPKIPPYSKLQDLASSVGNSAAPYLTTSPAPLLSVNSLAGYSGSVGGSGLGPRQVSSLGVEGSRGNTSPLFHPRLTGMHRSMESLPLQMSLAREPHDADRDDLMRGYTTIESQSKDRQADRNTSNSWSSGAKSSLSVIESSQRDRNTLPKKGLSFSSASQVEEEVKEKGERRHSHTILNMTDSLTLPLHSPTSLPRTSKTCMVPSPVGGPPRMTRSNSIPTQDASLELYGASPLGSTLSLAERPRSMGMVRSGSFRDKDSDEVHGSVLSLASNASSSHSSVSVSSPLAQAEERIQGEQIRKLRRELESSQEKVSSLTMQLTANANLVAAFEKSLTLMTTRLQSLSVSQEQKDTELVELRETIEALRTRNEEAQAVIHGALNTPETMKDLRIQRQNSCESISSLNSLTSMSSLGSMKDQDAKKKKKKSWLRSSFNKAFSIKKGSKTYSDIEEIATPDSSAPSSPKMPHEVEEGGENQSSSALSTSSVIAESTEEVEQEETAVSELRTELWLKERELTDIRLEALGSAHQLEHLRDAMNNMQSIVENLKAENDHLKTGNNPPASGPSSSTSQPSGLSSLLGPSLRQPMSMSLTKSFSLSLNDCKDPDTSSVDTLSVSSQPDELCARVVVRTADQTEDAKQQEFYLGSVPVSARTDWASLDTLIAKTFKDYLTQVDPTASLGLSCDSLHMYQLSQGGQRVIGGAEPQFSPHRCFCAGSARIFVTLKGIREKCVDSLVFETMIPKPMMLHYISLLLKHKRLVLSGPSGTGKTHLAHRLARYLLERSRADTEVDHEPYVLSRSSAVTFNLHHQSQKELQLYLSDLANHIDRESGGELPLVVIIDDISDAGAVTELVNAALTCKYHKCPYVIGTTNQPVKMTSNHGLHLSFRMLTFSNNVEPANGFLLRYLHRKAVEAHQEKEQDSAHRQALLRLLDWVPQLWYHLHTFLEKYSTSDFLIGPCFFLSCPVSVAEFRPWFIDLWNHSIIPYLQEGAKDGIKVHGQKAVWEDPVEWVRGTLPWPNAQQDQSRLFHLPPPSVGPQSEEKKPPKDTPPPSTLESDPLMAMLLKLQESANYIESPEREGCLDPTLQATF